Below is a window of Halobaculum lipolyticum DNA.
TGTTCTTGATCCGGGCGACGGTGAAGGAGTCGCTGACGGCCTTCGCCGTCGAACAGGCGACGATGTTCGTCTCGTCGTTGTCCGTGGAGGCGACGACCATGTCCGCCTCCTCGATCCCGGCCTCTTCGAGCGTCGAGACGGCGGTCCCGTCGCCGTTGATCGTCAGCACGTCCAGCGAGTAGGTCAGCTCCTCGCACCGCTCGGCGTCCCGCTCGACGATGACCACCTCGTGGCTGCCGTCGAGATCCGCGGCGATGCTCTCGCCGACCTGCCCGGCGCCGATGATCAGTACACGCACGCCGGAGCCACCCCAGTCATACCCGCACCTGTTCGACCGAGGGGAATGAGCGTTCCGGAGTCGTGTCGGCGCCTACAGCGCCTCGGACTCGTTGCGCACGTCCAACCGCACCTCGCGCTCGCGCCCCTCCAGGTCCGCGACGGCGCGCCGGACCACCCGCTCGGCCTCCTCGGTGACCAGCCCGCGGACCTTGTCGAGCACCCAGCCGAACGACACCAGCGGCGGCAACGACACCGACGAGGAGTCGGCCGAGTCGGCGTCGAAGGTGATCTCCAGCGTCACCCGACACCCCTCCGTCGCGTCCGTGGGGGCGTCGTCTGGCAACTCGTCGTACGGCTCGATCACCCAGGCGCCGTGTGCGTGGATGTCCTTGAGCACGCGCCACTCGATCCGGGTCGGCGGCGTCACCCCGGTCACCTCCGAGCGGGCGGTGTAGGTGAGCTTCCACCACGCGAACCGGAGCGCGTAGCGCGACCCCGGCCCCCCGTCGCCGTGGGTGCGCGAGACGCGGTCGAGGTACTCGGTGTACCGCTCGTATCGCGGGAAGTCCAAGAGGAACTCGTACGCCTCCTCGGGGGCGACGTACACGTCCGTCGAGACGACGAGTTCGTCCATACCCCCGGATCCGCCGGACGGCAGGTAAGGGTTCGGGGTCCTCGTGGGCCGCCTCTCGCCGCCGGCCGCAGGCCGGGACCACGAGCGACCGTCCCCGGGAGCCTGCCCGACCCGCCGTTCGTTTAGGCGGACCGAAACCGTTTTACACAGTTAGGTGAGCCTAAACCACATGACGGACGACGAGACACGCGGGACCGGACCGACGCGCAGAGCCTTCACGAGATACGGCGGCGCGGTCGTCGCGGGCGGGCTGCTCGCCGGCTGTACCGGCGAGAGCGGGGGCGAGACGGCCGACGGCGACGGCGACACCGCGGACGCGACGCCGACTCCGGCGGACACCGAGACCGCCACGGCAACGCCCGCGGGCGCGAGCTACGCCGCGTCGATGGCGCCGGTGGGGGAGGTGACGTTCTCGGAGCCGCCGTCGAGCATCTCGGTGTACAGCCTCATCTACGCGGACACGGCCGTGGCCTACGGCTACGGCGACGCGGTGAACTCCCTCGGCTTCGACGCGACCACGGGGGGCGCGACGCTGGACGCCTACTACGAGCGTCTCGACGGCGTCTCGTTCGACTACGCGGACCTCACACAGCTCAACTCCGGGTCGGGCGGCATCCGCGTGGAGAAGGAGTTGCTGTACGAGTTGGACTCGGACCTCCACCTGATCGACCCGGCGCTGATCGACTCGTTCGACGGCTGGGAGCCGGCCGACGTCGAGGAGATCGCCGAGAACGTCGGGCCGTGGTTCGGCAACACGTACAGCCGGACGCACGGGCAGCCGCCGACGGCGTGGCGTGACGACTACGACTACTACACGCTGTGGCAGATCGCCGAGCGCGTCGCCGACCTGTTCGGCGAGCGCGACCGCTACGAGGCGCTCGCGGCCGTCCACGACGACCTGCTGGCGACCGTCGAGGCGGACCTCCCGCCGGCGTCCGAGCGTCCGTCGGTCGCGACGGTGATCTTCGTGGACGGGACGTTCTACCCCTCGAAGACGAACGCCCCGGGCTTCGCCAACGCGCACGTCCGGCCGCTCGGCGCCGTCGACGCGTTCGCCGACACGGACGCCGGCTTCGGGACGACGTACGACTACGAGACGCTGTTGGAGGTCGACCCGGACGTGATCCTCCACCAGTACGGGATCAACTCCTTCTACGACGTGGGGGCGATCCGCGAGACGATCGCGAACGACCCCGTCGGCGAGCAGCTCTCCGCCGTCCAGAACGATCGTGTCTACGCGTCCGCCACCCCCGTTCAGGGACCGCTGATGAACCTCTTCCAGCTCGAGATGACCGCCAAACAGCTGTACCCCGAGCGGTTCGGCGCGTGGCCCGGCTACACGCAAGGGGAGCCGTACCCGGAGATCCCCGAGGAGGAGCGGCTGTTCGACCGCGATCGCGTCGCGAACGCGGTCGCCGGGGCGGAGTGACGATGGCCGACCACGATGTCGTCGTCGTGGGCGGCGGCCCCGCGGGCGCGTCGACGGCGGTCTTCCTCGCACGCGCCGGGCTGGACACGGTCGTCTACGACCGCGGGCGGTCGTCGATCGCCCGGTGTGCCCATCTGGAGAACTACCTCGGGTTCCCCGCGGGCATCGACGTGGAGACGTTCACCGACCTGCTGCACGACCACGTCGACGCCGCGGGCGCGACGCTCGTCCCCGACGTTGTCGAGTCGGTCGACCGGCTCGACGGCGACGGCGTCGGCGACGAAGCCGGCGATGGCGACGGAGCCGACGCCGTCGCCGGGTTCCGCGTGACGCCTCAGGAGGGCGACCCGGTGACGGCCGAGCGCGTCGTCGCGGCCGCCCGGTACGA
It encodes the following:
- a CDS encoding ABC transporter substrate-binding protein yields the protein MTDDETRGTGPTRRAFTRYGGAVVAGGLLAGCTGESGGETADGDGDTADATPTPADTETATATPAGASYAASMAPVGEVTFSEPPSSISVYSLIYADTAVAYGYGDAVNSLGFDATTGGATLDAYYERLDGVSFDYADLTQLNSGSGGIRVEKELLYELDSDLHLIDPALIDSFDGWEPADVEEIAENVGPWFGNTYSRTHGQPPTAWRDDYDYYTLWQIAERVADLFGERDRYEALAAVHDDLLATVEADLPPASERPSVATVIFVDGTFYPSKTNAPGFANAHVRPLGAVDAFADTDAGFGTTYDYETLLEVDPDVILHQYGINSFYDVGAIRETIANDPVGEQLSAVQNDRVYASATPVQGPLMNLFQLEMTAKQLYPERFGAWPGYTQGEPYPEIPEEERLFDRDRVANAVAGAE
- a CDS encoding SRPBCC family protein, coding for MDELVVSTDVYVAPEEAYEFLLDFPRYERYTEYLDRVSRTHGDGGPGSRYALRFAWWKLTYTARSEVTGVTPPTRIEWRVLKDIHAHGAWVIEPYDELPDDAPTDATEGCRVTLEITFDADSADSSSVSLPPLVSFGWVLDKVRGLVTEEAERVVRRAVADLEGREREVRLDVRNESEAL